In Lachancea thermotolerans CBS 6340 chromosome H complete sequence, a single genomic region encodes these proteins:
- the PCL5 gene encoding Pcl5p (weakly similar to uniprot|P38794 Saccharomyces cerevisiae YHR071W PCL5 Cyclin interacts with Pho85p cyclin-dependent kinase (Cdk) induced by Gcn4p at level of transcription specifically required for Gcn4p degradation may be sensor of cellular protein biosynthetic capacity): MQQVTPKGDFACAQFAAPPSPPPHTPDALADRPSPALAPARTWVRQSALINQIATLLSALTSKFSNHRVNNSKQHLVLFLTEVLKRSKCSKKVVLLSIYYFHKLYTYKLDSITNLPEFSRCSKRVYLCCLILAHKFLNDQTFSMSSWQRISGLSSKDISTMERWCLTKLDYELFLDDDRLSAWSRKILVQEGGADTLPVICKKRASEEDSFDLLPHKKLHTGVIAI; this comes from the coding sequence ATGCAGCAAGTCACCCCGAAGGGCGACTTCGCGTGCGCCCAATTCGCCGCGCCGCCCTCGCCGCCGCCCCATACCCCGGACGCGCTCGCCGACCGCCCAAGCCCCGCCCTGGCGCCCGCGAGAACCTGGGTTAGGCAGTCCGCGCTGATCAACCAGATCGCCACGCTGCTCTCCGCCCTGACCTCCAAGTTCTCCAATCACCGGGTGAACAACTCCAAGCAGCACTTGGTGCTGTTCCTCACCGAGGTGCTCAAGCGCTCCAAGTGCTCCAAAAAGGTCGTGCTGCTGTCCATTTACTACTTTCACAAGCTCTACACCTACAAGCTGGACTCCATCACCAACCTGCCCGAGTTCTCGAGGTGTTCCAAACGCGTGTACCTGTGCTGCCTTATTCTGGCCCACAAGTTCCTGAATGACCAGACCTTTTCCATGAGCTCGTGGCAGCGCATCAGCGGACTCTCGTCCAAGGACATTTCCACCATGGAAAGGTGGTGCTTGACCAAACTCGACTACGAGCTCTTTCTCGACGACGACCGCCTGAGTGCGTGGTCCCGGAAGATCCTCGTCCAAGAGGGTGGAGCCGACACCCTTCCCGTCATTTGCAAGAAGAGGGCGAGTGAAGAAGACTCGTTTGATTTGTTGCCCCATAAAAAGCTACATACAGGTGTGATTGCTATATAG
- the HIM1 gene encoding Him1p (weakly similar to uniprot|Q06674 Saccharomyces cerevisiae YDR317W Hypothetical ORF), whose translation MGTTCVGVDPENPPTTNSSPLQRLKGKSGSIFKPRQETPIHRQNAIRHDQILIWPRQPSPVRSTDDLADGMVSLSTQRVTDNVLILGATGLTGSLILANLAQPWIYLNATNDLQSKVDSLYPADLERFTKHNIFVKKPKSPLCNILVRRKSIEVTKNLYCLARRPIAVEGMPLDGLDASWEHTVRCKGFDLICGKGGISRDCTLERNAAMYELASTHNCPGREIILQLQSFSFKLVYENSRDPHGDTCGHALMVKLNINVICVIDTDSQRWPALLTDVFGEQPMKRGLIPQGQGLEGISHWEFPSLGDVGTLVSALGSTRHQERKSSIPRHYVDYELNLTLAQEFCQRKARGTRKKIVVVTSFNSSLLSTVSNYFQTKLKLEQDLYTKVHGMDNLVLLRPGPLVGNHTPHAQTPPATNKFTFLPAALFHILVLKKRCFDRKVRLLRDLMKVGLRAKLSELGARLAYQHPCLQLVSSVNAAHKVAFFAASRAIYSPDSASFVELIKSDEIEKMAN comes from the coding sequence ATGGGCACTACATGCGTGGGCGTGGACCCAGAAAACCCTCCTACGACGAACAGCAGCCCTCTGCAGCGGCTAAAGGGAAAGAGCGGGAGTATCTTTAAGCCGCGGCAAGAGACACCAATTCATCGCCAGAATGCTATCAGGCATGACCAGATTCTGATCTGGCCGCGGCAGCCATCGCCGGTACGTTCTACGGATGATCTGGCAGACGGCATGGTGAGCCTATCGACACAGCGCGTGACAGACAACGTTTTGATCCTAGGCGCAACAGGGCTCACAGGGAGCTTGATACTCGCAAATTTGGCACAGCCCTGGATCTACCTCAATGCGACCAACGATCTGCAGAGCAAGGTGGACAGCCTATATCCCGCAGACCTAGAGCGGTTCACAAAACACAATatctttgtcaaaaaacCGAAATCACCTTTGTGCAATATTCTCGTGAGAAGAAAATCCATCGAGGTAACAAAAAACCTCTACTGCTTGGCGCGTAGACCCATCGCAGTCGAGGGCATGCCCTTGGACGGGCTCGATGCCTCGTGGGAGCACACGGTTCGCTGCAAAGGGTTCGACTTGATTTGCGGTAAAGGCGGCATTTCACGGGATTGCACGCTCGAGAGGAATGCAGCAATGTATGAGCTGGCTAGTACGCACAATTGTCCAGGCCGCGAAATAATATTGCAGCTGCAAAGCTTCTCCTTCAAGCTCGTCTATGAAAATTCTCGCGACCCACACGGAGATACCTGCGGGCACGCATTGATGGTGAAGCTCAACATTAATGTTATCTGTGTGATCGACACAGACTCACAAAGATGGCCGGCTCTACTCACCGACGTGTTTGGGGAGCAGCCAATGAAACGAGGGTTGATACCGCAAGGGCAAGGTTTGGAAGGTATTTCGCACTGGGAATTTCCTTCCTTGGGGGACGTTGGCACCTTGGTTTCTGCTCTAGGATCAACCCGGCATCAGGAGAGGAAATCAAGTATCCCCCGCCATTATGTGGATTATGAGTTGAACCTCACCTTGGCCCAAGAGTTCTGCCAGCGCAAGGCACGCGGtacaagaaaaaagatAGTTGTTGTCACCAGCTTCAACAGCTCACTCTTGAGTACTGTGAGTAACTATTTTCAAACAAAGCTCAAGCTGGAACAGGACCTTTACACCAAGGTCCATGGTATGGATAACCTGGTCTTATTGAGGCCCGGTCCGCTTGTAGGTAACCACACCCCACATGCGCAAACCCCCCCGGCCACGAATAAGTTTACCTTTCTTCCAGCCGCCCTTTTCCACATCTTGGTACTCAAGAAAAGATGTTTCGACCGCAAGGTGAGACTCCTAAGGGATTTGATGAAAGTGGGACTTCGTGCTAAACTGAGTGAGTTGGGTGCACGCCTAGCCTACCAGCACCCCTGTTTGCAACTTGTCAGCAGTGTCAATGCCGCTCACAAAGTCGCATTCTTTGCTGCGAGCAGAGCTATATATTCCCCTGATTCTGCGTCTTTCGTAGAGCTTATAAAGAGTGATGAGATCGAGAAAATGGCTAATTAG
- the MCM21 gene encoding Mcm21p (similar to uniprot|Q06675 Saccharomyces cerevisiae YDR318W MCM21 Protein involved in minichromosome maintenance component of the COMA complex that bridges kinetochore subunits that are in contact with centromeric DNA and the subunits bound to microtubules) — MVEEEDNDQYINSLNAEILQLKNKCRVLEDELQAQKKGVSEVPVEFEGLFQKNPELKHTLSQKIFKETDSFPQTPYSSPKKRPLKSSAAQLSNLSPDIPESEWVLKTQVPVEHKFFDSAVADLIETDILTSPSKRKRAAQSRAHEELVQKVQIENIYRMLGISTFPVVDPSDLEGTEEDEINIKRKMLGLRLELFNELERSFEPPYYILFKQNPKNSYWNIFRHTVPSYVGVEQMFQQVRSNGLLANQSEIYTFAKKVYKSLLSISVKTQIFRRTEKKEAISQLEIDPSCTSVSFHIEKLGCFVKLKLDATDVIACSCIPHENVSWNAQMLGPVVSLPDRIESLVK; from the exons ATggtcgaagaagaggacaATGATCAGTATATCAATTCGTTGAATGCTGAAA ttttgcagctgaaaaacaaatgcAGGGTTCTAGAGGACGAGCTGCAGGCTCAGAAGAAAGGCGTAAGCGAGGTCCCAGTGGAGTTCGAGGGCCTATTCCAGAAAAACCCTGAGCTAAAGCACACgctctctcaaaagataTTTAAGGAAACCGACAGCTTTCCCCAGACTCCTTATTCATcaccaaaaaaaaggccaCTTAAGAGCTCAGCCGCGCAGCTCAGTAACCTCTCTCCCGACATTCCAGAGTCAGAATGGGTTCTCAAAACTCAGGTGCCGGTCGAGCACAAGTTCTTTGACAGTGCTGTTGCAGATCTTATAGAAACAGATATTTTGACATCGCCTTCTAAGCGGAAGCGAGCTGCACAGTCCCGAGCTCACGAAGAGCTCGTTCAGAAGGTCCAAATCGAGAACATCTACAGGATGTTAGGGATAAGCACATTTCCCGTTGTGGATCCGAGTGACCTTGAGGGCaccgaagaagatgagattAATATAAAACGGAAAATGCTAGGCCTAAGGCTGGAATTATTCAATGAACTGGAGCGCTCATTCGAACCTCCCTACTATATTTTGTTCAAGCAAAACCCCAAAAACAGTTACTGGAATATTTTCCGTCACACAGTGCCATCCTATGTCGGGGTTGAGCAAATGTTTCAACAGGTGAGGTCAAACGGTTTGCTAGCGAATCAGTCAGAAATCTACACATTTGCAAAGAAAGTTTACAAATCTCTGTTGAGCATTTCTGTTAAAACACAAATATTTCGCAGGACggaaaagaaagaggccATATCACAGTTGGAGATAGACCCCTCGTGTACATCAGTATCGTTTCACATCGAAAAGCTTGGGTGTTTTGTGAAACTAAAGTTGGATGCAACCGACGTAATTGCCTGTTCCTGTATTCCTCATGAGAATGTTAGTTGGAATGCCCAAATGTTGGGGCCAGTGGTTTCCCTACCCGATAGAATTGAGTCTCTAGTAAAGTAA
- the YFT2 gene encoding Yft2p (similar to uniprot|Q06676 Saccharomyces cerevisiae YDR319C Hypothetical ORF), whose translation MDKFIERGRFAFVYPVVLICGLVVHLLANGSTLQHQKDTYYLLSPNNVINLVFAYKGNLIWTILFVSLAAYQIKIRVSRSDLLPRDARTTYPARWHRLGKEYAVKIILKNLLLYVIFFVIDCVFVWTGGSCSSSATKSAERCRKEGGKWENGFDISGHFCFLTNVSLILWLELSSIQKYLNSDERTPSKLWRVLLYSNVSVLVIWAFVLSVTAIYYHTTLEKILGLLMGYICPVIMYWLVPSHTALRQLLY comes from the coding sequence ATGGATAAATTTATAGAAAGAGGCCGCTTCGCCTTCGTATATCCTGTGGTACTGATATGTGGGCTAGTGGTGCATTTGCTGGCTAATGGTTCTACGCTCCAGCATCAAAAAGATACCTATTATCTTCTTTCGCCAAACAACGTTATTAACCTTGTGTTTGCATACAAGGGCAACTTAATATGGACCATTTTGTTCGTATCGCTAGCGGCATATCAGATTAAAATACGTGTATCGAGGTCTGACCTCTTACCAAGAGATGCAAGAACAACCTATCCAGCAAGATGGCATCGATTAGGCAAGGAATATGCGGTCAAAattattttgaagaatttaCTGCTATACGTAATATTCTTTGTGATAGACTGCGTGTTTGTATGGACTGGAGGTTCCTGTTCCTCTAGTGCTACTAAATCTGCGGAGCGATGTCGCAAGGAAGGCGGGAAGTGGGAAAATGGATTTGACATCAGCGGTCacttctgctttttgaCCAATGTGAGTCTGATATTGTGGCTTGAGCTATCTTCGATACAAAAGTACCTTAACTCGGATGAGCGAACGCCCTCTAAACTGTGGCGCGTTTTGTTGTATTCAAATGTTTCTGTTCTTGTAATCTGGGCGTTTGTTCTGTCAGTGACTGCTATTTACTACCACACAACGCTCGAGAAGATATTGGGGCTTTTGATGGGTTACATCTGTCCGGTAATTATGTACTGGCTTGTACCTAGCCACACTGCATTGCGCCAATTACTTTACTAG
- the ERG7 gene encoding lanosterol synthase ERG7 (highly similar to uniprot|P38604 Saccharomyces cerevisiae YHR072W ERG7 Lanosterol synthase an essential enzyme that catalyzes the cyclization of squalene 2 3-epoxide a step in ergosterol biosynthesis): MKLYADELGLPTTDKTLWRLRTDELGSEKWEYLSEEEAKADPQSSYVKYLLQNPDFEAPEPLRSSKCDEFTAGDAAFNGAQFFSLLQEDTGIFPCQYKGPMFLTIGYVATLYCARIPVPEHIKIEIIRYIVNSAHPVDGGWGLHEVDKSTTFGTAINYVILRLLGLEADHIVCQRARKTLHRLGGAIGAPHWGKAWLSILNLYRWEGVNPAPPELWLLPYALPIHPGRWWVHTRAVYQALGYLSAAKYCCELTPLLQEIRKEIYVKPFESIDFSKHKNTVGGVDLYYPHTKLLNIANVALTLYENYLKPNWFLKYSNRKVYELIKKEIKNTDYLCIAPVSMAFCAVVTLIEEGRDSYEFKRFVDGFQEVLFMGPQGMTVMGTNGVQVWDCAFAIQYYFVAGLAELPEFRDTIEKAYKFLCRSQFDTECEPGSFRDKRVGAWPFSTKTQGYTVSDCTAEAVKAIIMVRNSPKFTYLRGEISDERLYKAVDILLGLQNTGSFEYGSFATYEKIKATTALEKLNPAEVFGNIMVEFPYVECTDSSVLGLTYFAKYYNYRKDEITKAIEIAIQYIKRVQNPDGSWYGCWGVCFTYAGMFALEALYTVGENYENSEVVRKGCDFFASRQRSDGGWSESMKSSELHTYVEADNSQVVQTAWALIGLLLAKYPNRDVIDRGIALLKKRQLPSGEWKFEDVEGVFNHSCAIEYPSYKFLFPIKALGLYSKRYES; the protein is encoded by the coding sequence ATGAAGCTTTACGCTGATGAGCTTGGGCTTCCAACAACTGACAAAACACTCTGGAGATTGAGAACagatgagcttggaagTGAAAAGTGGGAGTACTtatcagaagaagaggcaaAGGCTGATCCTCAATCCTCGTATGTGAAGTACCTTCTTCAGAACCCCGATTTCGAGGCGCCGGAGCCTCTCAGGAGTAGTAAATGTGATGAATTTACAGCCGGGGACGCTGCGTTCAATGGTGCGCagttcttttctcttctccaagaagacACAGGGATCTTCCCGTGCCAATACAAGGGTccaatgtttttgacaatCGGTTACGTCGCCACTCTCTACTGCGCTCGTATTCCAGTACCCGAGCATATTAAAATAGAGATAATAAGATACATTGTTAACTCTGCACACCCCGTTGATGGTGGATGGGGCCTTCATGAAGTGGACAAATCCACGACATTTGGTACTGCTATAAACTATGTGATATTGAGATTACTTGGCCTTGAAGCAGACCATATTGTCTGCCAACGGGCAAGGAAGACTTTGCATAGGCTGGGCGGTGCGATTGGTGCTCCTCACTGGGGTAAGGCTTGGCTCTCAATATTGAATTTGTACAGGTGGGAAGGAGTCAATCCTGCTCCTCCCGAGTTATGGCTTTTGCCATACGCCCTACCAATCCACCCGGGAAGGTGGTGGGTCCACACAAGGGCTGTCTATCAAGCACTAGGCTACCTCTCAGCGGCTAAGTACTGTTGCGAATTGACGCCACTGCTTCAAGAGATTAGAAAAGAGATCTACGTCAAGCCTTTTGAGAGCATTGACTTTTCGAAGCACAAAAATACCGTGGGTGGTGTTGACTTGTATTATCCACATACTAAGCTGTTGAATATAGCAAACGTCGCACTAACACTCTATGAAAATTACTTGAAGCCCAattggtttttgaagtacaGCAACCGTAAAGTTTACGAGctgatcaagaaggagatAAAAAATACTGACTACTTATGCATTGCTCCAGTTAGCATGGCTTTTTGTGCAGTCGTGACGCTCATCGAAGAAGGCCGCGATTCCTATGAATTTAAGCGTTTTGTTGACGGTTTTCAGGAAGTACTATTCATGGGCCCGCAAGGTATGACAGTGATGGGAACAAACGGCGTGCAAGTCTGGGATTGCGCATTTGCAATACAGTACTACTTTGTGGCTGGCTTGGCTGAGCTTCCTGAGTTCCGTGACactattgaaaaagccTACAAATTTTTATGTCGATCTCAATTCGACACTGAGTGTGAACCTGGAAGCTTCAGGGACAAGAGAGTTGGGGCTTGGCCATTCTCCACCAAGACACAAGGGTATACTGTGTCTGACTGTACTGCGGAAGCAGTTAAAGCTATTATCATGGTTAGAAATTCACCAAAGTTTACTTATCTAAGGGGCGAAATATCTGATGAGCGTCTCTACAAGGCAGTTGATATTTTGTTAGGCCTTCAGAACACAGGGTCCTTCGAATATGGCTCTTTTGCAACATATGAAAAAATCAAGGCTACGACCGCGCTAGAGAAACTGAACCCTGCCGAGGTCTTCGGAAATATTATGGTTGAGTTCCCTTATGTCGAATGTACAGACTCATCAGTTTTGGGGTTGACGTATTTCGCCAAGTACTACAACTATCGTAAAGACGAAATAACCAAGGCTATTGAAATTGCAATTCAGTACATCAAAAGGGTCCAGAACCCTGACGGCAGCTGGTATGGGTGCTGGGGCGTTTGTTTTACTTATGCCGGCATGTTTGCGCTAGAGGCCTTGTATACAGTGGGTGAGAATTACGAAAACTCGGAAGTTGTTCGCAAGGGCTGTGATTTTTTCGCTTCTAGACAACGTTCTGATGGAGGATGGAGTGAGTCGATGAAGTCAAGCGAACTCCACACTTATGTTGAAGCTGACAACTCACAGGTGGTACAAACCGCGTGGGCTTTAATAGGACTTCTTCTGGCGAAATACCCCAATCGGGATGTGATTGACAGAGGTAttgctttgttgaagaaaaggcagCTGCCTTCTGGAGAGTGGAAGTTCGAGGATGTCGAGGGAGTTTTCAACCACTCTTGCGCTATCGAATATCCAAGTTACAAATTCTTGTTCCCTATTAAAGCTCTCGGGCTGTACTCTAAACGATACGAGAGCTGA
- the SWA2 gene encoding auxilin-like protein SWA2 (weakly similar to uniprot|Q06677 Saccharomyces cerevisiae YDR320C SWA2 auxilin-like protein), whose product MSSAFDDLFSAFKGGNESSSNTKPKGESLAGARLPLTGEASRKDADADLDAFFGSKTSNATSGTARDEFDLAFDMLNGPVASRLAAPDVDLVEPKPQPVVDEVKDMEIARLMSLGLDWDKAAEYYERGILYEQVVDRQKRRTARTERPLRTSPQSSQLREEESDLFSVASNWLNKGRTFLDSKLKQVQTEYSDRSFSDYISSRSGSNASPPWLKESGSYHLQVSSDRGKQKVTTQFKDLKIEEETHFGPRANSPVPSTKSPAVSVASASHPVYSETPGDKSEAPPNPSPVQDNDLLIDFEAPALKTSNVPATYSPNLTELERHSFEEFKEKGANSFRTGDYHAAFQNYEKSLNSLPLTHPLRVVSFSNIIICRLKVGEYREALSDASSALKLIPQGSMNSNIPNLNPPKTYKEFWSKIMNNKAVAFERVENYEKALETYQQLIEAGVTSSKVLEARRQCQKAIALEKKPVSVARKSETSIPKAAVTKKPSGRPAKVTLENPSEKLARVQDINKKEKDLEAQRFLLHDEVSSLIQEWCEGHDDNLRELLARFHTIVDWVNWKEVSTADLVVPKKAKVIYLKAVAKTHPDKIQDSWPLKRKMIAENVFIVLSKAWETFKEKNQLS is encoded by the coding sequence ATGTCTAGCGCCTTTGATGATCTTTTCTCTGCCTTCAAGGGTGGGAATGAATCCAGCAGTAATACCAAACCCAAAGGTGAAAGCCTAGCCGGCGCCCGTTTGCCTTTGACAGGGGAAGCTAGCCGCAAGGATGCGGATGCAGATTTAGACGCCTTCTTTGGATCGAAGACAAGCAATGCCACCTCTGGGACCGCCAGAGATGAGTTTGACTTGGCGTTCGACATGCTTAATGGACCAGTTGCTTCGCGGCTCGCAGCCCCGGATGTCGACCTTGTCGAGCCAAAACCTCAGCCTGTCGTCGACGAAGTTAAGGACATGGAAATTGCGAGGCTCATGTCTCTCGGACTTGACTGGGACAAGGCTGCTGAGTATTATGAGCGTGGCATACTGTATGAGCAGGTCGTAGATCGCCAAAAGAGACGAACTGCGCGTACTGAAAGGCCTCTGAGGACCAGTCCTCAGAGCAGCCAATTACGAGAAGAGGAGTCTGACCTCTTTTCTGTTGCATCAAACTGGCTTAACAAGGGTCGCACTTTCTTGGACTCGAAGCTCAAGCAAGTTCAGACTGAGTATAGTGATCGTTCTTTTTCGGACTACATCTCCTCGAGATCGGGGTCTAACGCATCTCCGCCGTGGCTGAAAGAAAGCGGGAGCTACCATTTGCAAGTATCCTCAGATCGCGGAAAGCAGAAAGTCACGACACAGTTCAAGGACCTCAAAATAGAAGAGGAGACGCATTTTGGACCCAGAGCGAATTCCCCTGTGCCATCTACAAAATCCCCTGCAGTTTCAGTTGCATCAGCTTCACACCCTGTGTATTCCGAAACTCCAGGAGACAAAAGTGAAGCGCCTCCAAATCCGAGCCCGGTACAAGATAATGACCTGTTGATAGATTTTGAGGCGCCAGCTCTCAAAACTAGCAATGTCCCCGCTACCTATTCTCCGAACTTAACTGAGCTTGAGAGGCATAGTTTCgaagaattcaaagaaaaaggtgCCAACTCCTTCCGCACTGGCGATTATCACGCAGCATTCCAAAACTACGAAAAGTCCCTCAACAGCCTTCCTCTGACACATCCATTGCGTGTTGTATCGTTCTCCAACATCATCATATGCCGCCTCAAAGTTGGAGAGTATCGTGAGGCCCTATCTGACGCTTCAAGTGCCCTCAAGCTCATTCCACAAGGCTCTATGAATTCAAACATTCCCAATTTGAACCCGCCAAAGACATACAAGGAGTTCTGGTCAAAGATAATGAACAATAAGGCTGTAGCCTTCGAACGCGTGGAAAACTatgaaaaagctcttgaaacttATCAACAGCTAATTGAAGCGGGCGTTACGTCCTCCAAGGTCTTGGAGGCTCGAAGACAGTGCCAAAAGGCTATTgcgcttgaaaagaaaccTGTTTCTGTGGCAAGAAAGTCAGAAACTTCGATACCAAAGGCCGCGGTAACAAAGAAACCCAGCGGCCGCCCGGCAAAAGTCACTCTTGAGAATCCTTCCGAGAAACTGGCGCGAGTCCAAGATAtaaacaagaaagagaaagattTAGAAGCACAAAGATTTCTGCTTCATGACGAGGTAAGCAGTCTAATTCAGGAATGGTGTGAAGGCCACGATGACAACCTACGGGAGCTTCTTGCACGATTCCACACGATCGTGGATTGGGTCAATTGGAAGGAGGTCTCAACAGCAGATTTAGTTGTGCCGAAAAAGGCGAAGGTGATCTACTTGAAGGCTGTTGCTAAGACGCATCCGGACAAGATTCAAGATTCTTGGcctttgaagaggaagatgatCGCAGAAAACGTGTTCATTGTCTTAAGTAAGGCCTGGGAAAcgttcaaagaaaaaaaccaGCTTTCCTAA
- the NOP10 gene encoding snoRNP complex protein NOP10 (highly similar to uniprot|Q6Q547 Saccharomyces cerevisiae YHR072W-A NOP10 Constituent of small nucleolar ribonucleoprotein particles containing H/ACA-type snoRNAs which are required for pseudouridylation and processing of pre-18S rRNA), giving the protein MHLMYTLGPDGKRIYTLKKTTEDGEITKSAHPARFSPDDKYSRQRVTLKKRYNMIPGQE; this is encoded by the coding sequence ATGCATTTGATGTACACTTTGGGCCCTGACGGCAAGCGTATCTacaccttgaagaagaccaCTGAGGATGGCGAGATCACCAAGTCTGCGCACCCAGCAAGATTTTCTCCAGACGACAAGTACTCCAGACAGAGAGTAACACTCAAGAAGAGATACAACATGATTCCAGGCCAGGAATAA
- the DAD4 gene encoding Dad4p (highly similar to uniprot|P69851 Saccharomyces cerevisiae YDR320C-A DAD4 Essential protein component of the DASH complex involved in spindle integrity and kinetochore function interacts with Duo1p and Dam1p localizes to intranuclear spindles and kinetochore) yields MENPYEQVHQNILSRIINNVERLNESVVTLNQELQHINARNSNLEIMGQMCENYHKSVQFNMSATGHKQSPL; encoded by the coding sequence ATGGAAAACCCCTACGAACAGGTTCACCAGAACATCCTATCACGGATCATCAACAATGTGGAGCGTCTGAACGAGAGTGTTGTGACGCTCAACCAGGAGCTGCAGCATATAAATGCGCGTAACAGCAACCTGGAGATAATGGGCCAGATGTGCGAGAACTACCACAAGAGCGTGCAGTTCAACATGAGCGCCACGGGTCACAAGCAGTCACCGCTGTAA